A genomic segment from Microbulbifer elongatus encodes:
- a CDS encoding efflux RND transporter permease subunit: MNSLIAWWARNRVAANLAMIGILVAGVIGFLSMEREMDPQVRFPGLEIRVAWPGAAPQEVEEQIVARIEEAVSDLDNIDWVRSTSSEGFGEVYILAETTVDFSRFMNDVKIRVDGISSFPRDIEPPQVHQWVNRNEFIRVAVHGDLGERELKRLAEQLRREVATLPAISVVELFGTRMEEVSIEVSEQALRRYGMTFQELADAIRANSINQSAGTVRTEVGNYQLKVRNQADSEQEFANIIVRQTADGGTIRVGDVAKVVDGFEDNEILATLNGEPAVLLQVMSTETMDIVTASDSIRKWIAERRETLPAGAELTLWTDNAEDFKGRMETISSSAFMGLLLVLLVLIFSLRPKVAFWVSVGIGTAYAGAFVLLPTVGVSLNMLSTFAFLLVLGIVVDDAIVVGESIHSESHNPEHQKSGGSLSAAVLGTQLVAKPVIFAVLTTILAFLPWIFISGSTSEFTRHITWVVILALLFSLIESLFILPAHLNNLKPQTNPGRFGRIQQRIANGIVYFAQNHYRRAGQWAVERRYLTVSIFVAVMMIGFGAFGSGWVKKSFMPDIESDQIIVNVVMPEGAPYSRALEVLAQLQDAEKHLEKEVNQRTNGEGALIENWYTRSRRDSVIAIVQLAPPETREMSAKDAALRLRELLGDVPDAKEVSVQYTSNNNGPGFELSIRHPDLDILREATSDLESQLRTYESLYDVRNNLEGASEEIRIDLKPGATKLGLTLAEVNRQVRQAYFGEEVQRLPRGGQDVKVMVRYPLESRRSIDSLKDFRVRTSDGREVPLLAIADLEYAPGIKRIQRWNGNRAARVMADLKDDVRGDIMKDLEENFFPEWEQRYPGIVRGAVGQAEGEKRFIAEVLGLYTMAFFAMYSLLAVAFRSYFQPILILIAIPFAFVGAILGHGVMGMTMAIFSYFGIAAAAGVVVNDNLVLMDHCNRLREKGMAPLKAVVEAGVARFRPILLTTVTTIVGLLPMMLERSIQAAFLQPIVVALAFGVFVAFFVTLLLVPALYGVGVDISRFAARGKQKLIGGLGGGSQAAHSENSLPQ; the protein is encoded by the coding sequence ATGAACAGTTTGATTGCCTGGTGGGCCCGCAATCGGGTTGCCGCCAACCTCGCCATGATCGGCATTCTTGTGGCCGGCGTGATCGGCTTCCTGAGTATGGAACGGGAAATGGACCCGCAGGTGCGCTTCCCGGGTCTGGAAATTCGCGTTGCCTGGCCGGGTGCGGCGCCGCAGGAAGTGGAAGAACAGATCGTCGCGCGGATCGAAGAAGCGGTCAGTGACCTGGACAATATTGACTGGGTGCGCTCCACCTCTTCCGAGGGGTTCGGTGAGGTGTATATTCTCGCGGAAACCACCGTGGATTTTTCCCGTTTCATGAACGATGTAAAAATCCGTGTCGATGGAATTTCGTCTTTCCCTCGCGATATCGAGCCACCGCAGGTACACCAGTGGGTTAACCGCAACGAGTTTATTCGCGTGGCGGTGCACGGCGATCTGGGTGAGCGCGAGCTGAAGCGCCTCGCCGAACAGCTGCGCCGCGAAGTCGCCACCCTGCCCGCGATCTCTGTGGTGGAACTATTCGGTACACGTATGGAAGAAGTATCCATCGAGGTAAGTGAACAGGCGCTGCGCCGCTACGGGATGACCTTTCAGGAACTGGCGGATGCCATTCGCGCAAACTCGATCAACCAGTCCGCAGGTACCGTGCGTACCGAAGTAGGCAACTACCAGCTGAAAGTGCGCAACCAGGCGGACAGTGAGCAGGAGTTTGCCAATATCATCGTGCGCCAGACCGCCGACGGCGGCACCATCCGCGTGGGCGATGTGGCGAAAGTGGTCGACGGCTTTGAAGACAACGAAATCCTCGCCACCCTCAATGGTGAGCCGGCCGTGTTACTGCAGGTCATGAGCACCGAGACCATGGATATCGTCACCGCCTCGGACTCGATTCGCAAATGGATTGCCGAGCGCCGCGAGACCCTGCCCGCCGGTGCGGAACTCACTCTGTGGACCGACAATGCAGAGGACTTCAAGGGACGTATGGAGACCATCAGCAGCTCTGCCTTTATGGGATTGCTGCTGGTACTGCTGGTACTCATTTTCAGCCTGCGCCCCAAAGTCGCCTTCTGGGTATCGGTAGGCATTGGTACCGCCTACGCGGGTGCCTTTGTGCTACTGCCCACCGTGGGTGTATCCCTGAATATGCTGTCGACCTTCGCCTTCCTGCTGGTACTCGGCATTGTGGTGGACGACGCGATTGTGGTGGGCGAAAGCATTCACAGCGAGTCTCACAATCCCGAACACCAGAAGTCTGGTGGCAGCCTGAGCGCGGCGGTACTGGGCACACAACTGGTGGCCAAGCCGGTTATCTTTGCCGTACTGACCACCATCCTCGCCTTCCTGCCGTGGATTTTTATCAGCGGATCCACCAGTGAGTTTACCCGGCATATCACCTGGGTAGTGATTCTGGCTCTGCTGTTCTCCCTGATTGAATCCCTGTTTATTCTGCCGGCGCATCTGAACAACCTGAAGCCGCAGACAAACCCCGGGCGCTTTGGGCGTATTCAGCAACGTATCGCCAACGGTATCGTGTACTTTGCACAAAATCATTATCGCCGTGCCGGCCAGTGGGCGGTCGAGCGACGCTACCTCACCGTCAGTATTTTTGTCGCCGTGATGATGATCGGTTTCGGCGCCTTTGGCAGTGGCTGGGTGAAAAAGAGCTTTATGCCGGATATTGAATCCGATCAGATTATTGTCAACGTGGTCATGCCAGAGGGCGCGCCTTACAGCCGGGCACTGGAAGTTTTGGCGCAGCTTCAGGATGCAGAAAAGCACCTTGAAAAAGAAGTGAACCAGCGAACAAATGGCGAAGGCGCTCTGATCGAGAACTGGTACACCCGCTCCCGCCGCGACAGCGTAATAGCCATCGTGCAACTGGCACCGCCGGAAACCCGCGAAATGTCGGCGAAAGATGCTGCGCTGCGCCTGCGGGAATTGCTCGGCGACGTGCCGGACGCGAAGGAGGTATCGGTTCAGTACACGTCCAATAACAATGGTCCCGGCTTCGAGCTTTCCATCCGCCACCCGGATCTGGACATCTTGCGCGAAGCCACATCCGACCTGGAGTCTCAGCTGCGCACATACGAAAGCCTCTACGATGTACGCAACAATCTGGAGGGCGCGTCGGAAGAAATCCGCATCGACCTGAAACCCGGCGCCACCAAACTTGGCCTGACCCTGGCGGAAGTAAACCGCCAGGTCCGGCAGGCGTATTTTGGAGAAGAAGTACAACGCCTGCCCCGGGGCGGCCAGGATGTAAAAGTCATGGTGCGCTACCCGCTGGAATCGCGCCGCTCCATCGACAGCCTGAAGGATTTTCGCGTGCGCACCAGTGATGGCCGCGAGGTTCCGCTACTCGCCATTGCCGACCTGGAATATGCTCCCGGTATCAAGCGCATTCAGCGCTGGAACGGCAACCGCGCAGCACGGGTAATGGCAGATCTGAAAGACGATGTGCGCGGAGACATCATGAAAGACCTGGAAGAAAACTTTTTCCCGGAGTGGGAACAGCGCTACCCGGGTATCGTGCGCGGCGCCGTGGGTCAGGCAGAAGGCGAGAAGCGCTTTATTGCCGAAGTACTCGGGTTGTACACCATGGCCTTCTTCGCCATGTACAGCCTGCTGGCGGTGGCGTTCCGCAGCTACTTCCAGCCGATCCTGATCCTGATCGCCATTCCGTTTGCCTTCGTCGGCGCGATACTCGGCCACGGTGTGATGGGCATGACCATGGCGATTTTCAGCTACTTCGGTATCGCCGCCGCAGCCGGTGTGGTGGTCAATGACAACCTGGTATTGATGGACCACTGCAACCGCCTGCGGGAAAAAGGCATGGCACCGCTCAAGGCCGTTGTCGAAGCCGGCGTTGCGCGCTTCCGCCCTATTCTGCTGACCACAGTAACCACCATTGTGGGCCTACTGCCGATGATGCTGGAACGAAGCATTCAGGCCGCCTTTCTGCAGCCGATTGTGGTGGCGCTGGCGTTTGGGGTGTTTGTCGCCTTCTTTGTGACGCTGCTGCTGGTGCCGGCGTTGTATGGCGTGGGAGTGGATATCAGCCGCTTTGCGGCGCGTGGCAAGCAGAAGCTGATTGGCGGGCTGGGGGGCGGTTCGCAAGCCGCGCATTCGGAGAATTCACTGCCTCAATAA
- a CDS encoding efflux RND transporter periplasmic adaptor subunit, producing the protein MNKKPLKVMAPVLVLAAAFGVVQWMSAAKPQPEKKEEEQRLVSLVTSQARAQPVQLQVTTQGEVRAHTAIHLTPQISGRITAISNRFAEGAGFEAGETLIQLDDADFQLDVARAKARVAQAEVLLLQANAAADIKRQQWLGLNPNKEPTPLQVNKPQVLEAEANLRAAKAELADAELNLARTQIRLPYRGRVVSREVGVGQYVTAGTSLGRIFATDRVEVRLPLTDSQLLELDLPLGFVASKQSPGPAVTLSALVGNHEQQWQGRIVRTQASIDPQTRLIYAVAEVQDPYGKGASDGVPLAVGLFVTARAESAAQRNAIVVPREALRSADKVYVVDDEDRLDIRTVEVLSTADNRVVLASGVTDGERVVTSTIANPVHGMHVQPITHLARR; encoded by the coding sequence ATGAACAAGAAACCATTGAAAGTGATGGCACCGGTACTCGTATTGGCGGCGGCATTTGGCGTCGTGCAATGGATGTCTGCGGCAAAACCGCAACCGGAGAAAAAAGAGGAAGAACAGCGCCTGGTATCGCTGGTTACGTCGCAGGCCCGCGCCCAGCCGGTGCAACTGCAAGTCACCACCCAGGGGGAGGTGCGCGCTCACACCGCGATTCATCTCACCCCACAGATTTCCGGGCGTATCACCGCGATTTCCAACCGCTTTGCCGAGGGCGCCGGTTTTGAGGCCGGTGAAACCCTGATTCAGCTCGACGATGCAGACTTCCAACTGGATGTCGCCCGGGCCAAAGCCCGGGTTGCCCAGGCCGAAGTACTGCTGTTACAGGCGAACGCCGCCGCGGATATCAAACGCCAGCAGTGGCTCGGCCTGAACCCCAACAAAGAGCCGACCCCGCTTCAGGTCAACAAACCGCAGGTGCTGGAGGCGGAAGCCAACCTGCGTGCGGCCAAGGCCGAACTGGCCGATGCGGAACTGAACCTAGCACGCACGCAGATTCGCCTGCCCTACCGCGGCCGCGTGGTTAGCCGTGAAGTGGGCGTCGGTCAATACGTGACCGCCGGCACCTCTCTGGGGCGTATCTTTGCTACGGACCGCGTCGAAGTGCGCCTGCCACTCACCGACAGCCAGCTGCTGGAGCTCGACCTGCCACTCGGATTTGTCGCCAGCAAGCAGTCACCGGGCCCCGCAGTAACCCTATCGGCCCTGGTGGGAAATCATGAACAGCAGTGGCAGGGGCGCATCGTGCGCACCCAGGCCAGTATCGACCCGCAAACCCGCCTGATTTATGCCGTGGCAGAAGTGCAGGATCCCTATGGCAAAGGTGCCAGTGACGGTGTACCTCTGGCGGTGGGACTGTTCGTCACTGCCAGAGCGGAATCCGCTGCCCAGCGGAACGCGATCGTTGTGCCCCGCGAAGCGCTGCGCAGTGCCGACAAGGTGTACGTCGTAGACGACGAGGACCGTCTGGATATTCGCACCGTTGAAGTACTTTCTACTGCCGACAACCGGGTTGTACTCGCCAGCGGAGTTACCGATGGCGAGCGCGTGGTGACCTCCACCATCGCCAACCCCGTGCATGGTATGCACGTACAACCCATCACCCATCTGGCCCGCCGCTAA
- a CDS encoding TonB-dependent receptor domain-containing protein produces the protein MQGIKSQGFTWNLLAAAVVASQVATVAQAQETPAAESASDASMESVVVTATGFEQKITDAPASISVISADDLKTRQFTNLLDAVKYQEGVDIGSTRDKTGQGSISMRGLTGEYTLVLIDGIRQNNHGDIYPNNFGGNQFNHIPPQDTIERIEVIRGPASTLYGADALGGVINVITKRHTDEWGGGMTYGRSLQTNDDFGDDITTDFNVIGPIVPGVLTLGLHGSVYEQMASNPEFQPAVDPNGEVHVRSMGFGSGGRTVDSISEQYGVSLSWTASDNQFVRFNFDTSEQSYDNTPTFDINTGGISYPLGTKDNIESVWRDSRGQVQPRTGYAADQVFTRDWWSLIHEGDWGFATSSVSLSFVDTNNEGRTLPFTVAERLELQEMYDGTGEYAGMDEEARKALAEATFLPRPQRTLASSQYTLDARMDIPLSNMLGEHMLVIGGQVIDGELEDDVFGMEDNAAGGIQEQNMYSLFVEDNWTPVGDMTITAGVRYDNHDTFGSQVSPRLYSVYSLTDSWTVKGGVSTGYKTPQTTDLYDGITGFGGQGTSPFAGNPDLKPETSVNSEIAVYWTAPSGAHNFNATLFQTDFEDKIASGDTIFSCERTGGIRPCVNLGEYDSLGYDSYSQKINVDEVEIHGLELAGEASLAADWSLRGNYTWTDSEQLSGPEEGQPLTNTAEHMANVTLDWQATGDLNVYLQAELRSDRYRGWDNVLDKPLYFENYEVLNLGAQLQINESVSVNGRINNLLDEDFTSYQTSYTDLDGDGVYTYATGRGVVSEVVFTDDYNVKDKARSFWVGVNVSF, from the coding sequence ATGCAGGGCATCAAGAGCCAGGGCTTTACATGGAATTTGCTTGCCGCCGCCGTGGTGGCAAGTCAGGTGGCAACGGTCGCGCAGGCACAGGAAACGCCTGCGGCGGAATCTGCGTCCGACGCCAGTATGGAAAGTGTGGTGGTTACCGCCACAGGTTTTGAGCAGAAAATAACCGATGCGCCGGCGAGTATCTCGGTAATCAGTGCCGATGACCTGAAAACACGCCAGTTCACCAATCTGCTGGATGCGGTGAAATATCAGGAAGGTGTGGATATTGGCAGTACCCGCGACAAGACCGGTCAGGGCTCCATCAGCATGCGTGGCCTCACCGGTGAATACACCCTGGTGCTGATCGATGGCATTCGCCAGAACAATCATGGCGATATTTACCCGAACAACTTCGGCGGCAACCAGTTCAATCATATTCCACCTCAGGACACCATCGAGCGTATCGAAGTGATCCGCGGCCCGGCTTCCACGCTATATGGTGCGGATGCGCTGGGTGGTGTCATCAATGTCATTACCAAACGGCACACGGACGAGTGGGGCGGAGGCATGACCTACGGTCGCAGCCTGCAGACCAATGACGACTTCGGTGATGACATCACCACCGACTTCAACGTTATTGGCCCGATTGTTCCCGGTGTGCTCACACTGGGCCTGCACGGCAGCGTGTACGAGCAGATGGCCTCGAATCCGGAATTCCAGCCCGCGGTTGACCCCAATGGCGAAGTACACGTGCGTTCCATGGGATTCGGCAGCGGTGGCCGCACCGTGGACAGCATCAGCGAGCAGTACGGTGTCAGCCTGTCCTGGACCGCCAGCGACAACCAGTTTGTGCGTTTTAATTTCGACACCTCCGAGCAGTCCTACGACAATACGCCGACTTTCGATATCAATACCGGAGGAATCAGCTATCCACTGGGTACCAAAGACAATATCGAGTCTGTATGGCGGGACAGTCGCGGCCAGGTTCAGCCGCGTACCGGCTATGCGGCCGACCAAGTATTTACCCGCGACTGGTGGTCGCTGATCCACGAAGGCGATTGGGGCTTTGCCACCAGCAGTGTTTCTCTGAGCTTCGTTGATACCAACAACGAAGGGCGCACCCTGCCGTTCACCGTGGCCGAGCGACTCGAGCTTCAGGAAATGTACGACGGCACTGGTGAATACGCCGGTATGGATGAAGAAGCGCGCAAGGCACTGGCGGAAGCCACCTTCCTGCCGCGCCCGCAGCGCACGCTGGCCAGTAGCCAGTACACTCTGGATGCACGCATGGACATCCCGCTCAGTAATATGCTGGGTGAACACATGCTGGTAATCGGCGGCCAGGTGATTGACGGAGAGCTGGAAGACGACGTTTTCGGTATGGAAGACAATGCCGCCGGTGGTATCCAGGAACAGAATATGTACTCGCTGTTTGTCGAGGACAACTGGACGCCAGTGGGCGATATGACCATCACCGCCGGTGTGCGTTACGACAATCACGACACCTTCGGCAGCCAGGTATCACCGCGCCTTTACAGTGTGTATTCGCTGACCGACAGCTGGACTGTGAAAGGCGGCGTGAGCACGGGATACAAAACCCCGCAAACCACTGACCTTTATGATGGTATTACCGGTTTTGGCGGCCAGGGCACCTCGCCATTCGCGGGTAACCCGGATCTCAAACCGGAAACCAGTGTCAACAGTGAGATTGCGGTGTACTGGACGGCGCCCTCCGGTGCGCACAACTTTAATGCAACCCTGTTTCAGACCGACTTTGAGGACAAGATTGCCAGCGGCGACACCATCTTCAGCTGTGAACGTACCGGTGGTATCCGTCCCTGTGTGAATCTGGGGGAGTATGATTCTCTGGGCTACGATTCTTACAGCCAGAAAATCAATGTGGACGAAGTGGAAATTCATGGCCTGGAACTGGCGGGTGAGGCGTCTCTGGCGGCGGACTGGTCGCTGCGCGGCAACTACACCTGGACCGACAGCGAACAGCTGAGTGGCCCGGAAGAAGGGCAGCCCCTCACCAACACTGCGGAACACATGGCAAATGTGACCCTGGATTGGCAGGCCACCGGCGACCTGAATGTCTACCTGCAGGCGGAATTGCGTTCCGATCGCTATCGCGGTTGGGACAATGTGCTCGATAAACCCCTGTACTTCGAAAACTACGAGGTGCTGAACCTGGGTGCGCAGCTGCAGATCAACGAAAGCGTTTCTGTAAACGGCCGCATCAACAACCTGCTGGATGAGGACTTCACGTCTTACCAGACCTCCTACACCGATCTCGACGGTGATGGTGTCTACACCTATGCAACCGGGCGCGGTGTCGTCAGTGAAGTGGTATTTACCGACGATTACAACGTGAAAGATAAAGCCCGCAGCTTCTGGGTGGGCGTGAACGTGTCCTTCTGA
- a CDS encoding efflux transporter outer membrane subunit, whose protein sequence is MAVAAPLYAAPVPTEAEPSGAQALTSNEAVEQISAVTADWWQQFDDPLMVDLIDRAIATNPDLHSAQAVVRASQSQAVITGATLKPELDGSSSASQNDGRSSYGAGVDAGWDLDIFGGNRDNLRASEADLAATTASLQDMQISLAVEVATNYITLRQAQAQADILVRNLAAQRETAELIEARFRVGLDSELEFTQARLSVGQLLAQLPEQEKVVSQSMHSLALLVGEEPEALIAQLRTVTGVPYMAHLHGNPSINAELVRRRPDLRAAEHAVAAAAFRRDAAEADRYPSFRLGGALNFSSLDAADLFDSANLARSLLGSISVPLFNGGRLKEQVNLRDAQHEQAVNQYRKTLLTALGEVADAQVDMASSEQRIPQMTENLVMARDTLDLAFTRYQAGAVDFQTVLDSQRQVLSAEEALLHARVATSLAAINLYRALAGSW, encoded by the coding sequence ATGGCAGTTGCAGCCCCACTCTATGCCGCTCCGGTGCCAACCGAGGCTGAGCCCTCTGGTGCTCAGGCGCTGACGAGTAATGAAGCGGTGGAGCAGATATCTGCTGTAACAGCCGATTGGTGGCAGCAGTTCGACGATCCGCTGATGGTCGACCTGATCGACCGTGCCATTGCCACCAATCCCGATCTACACAGCGCCCAGGCTGTGGTCCGGGCCTCTCAGTCCCAGGCGGTAATCACCGGCGCCACCCTGAAACCCGAACTGGATGGGAGTTCTTCCGCCTCTCAGAATGACGGTCGGAGCAGCTACGGTGCAGGTGTGGATGCCGGGTGGGATCTGGATATATTCGGCGGCAATCGCGACAACCTCCGCGCCTCCGAAGCTGATCTGGCAGCGACCACCGCCAGTCTGCAGGATATGCAGATTTCCCTGGCCGTCGAGGTGGCCACCAATTACATCACTCTACGGCAGGCTCAGGCGCAGGCAGATATTCTCGTCCGCAATCTCGCTGCGCAGCGGGAAACTGCAGAGTTGATAGAAGCCCGCTTCAGAGTCGGGCTCGACAGCGAATTGGAATTCACTCAGGCCAGGTTAAGCGTCGGGCAATTGCTGGCGCAGTTACCGGAACAGGAAAAAGTGGTCAGCCAATCCATGCATAGCCTCGCGCTACTCGTTGGTGAGGAGCCGGAGGCATTGATCGCGCAATTGCGCACAGTTACCGGCGTACCCTATATGGCGCACCTACACGGGAATCCGTCAATTAACGCCGAGCTGGTGCGTCGCCGCCCGGATCTGCGCGCGGCGGAGCACGCGGTGGCCGCGGCCGCCTTCCGCCGGGATGCCGCAGAGGCAGATCGTTATCCTAGCTTCCGACTCGGTGGCGCGTTGAACTTTAGCAGCCTGGATGCCGCGGATCTGTTTGATTCCGCAAATCTGGCCCGTTCGCTGCTCGGCTCCATTAGCGTACCTCTGTTTAATGGCGGTCGTCTGAAAGAGCAGGTAAACCTTCGCGACGCGCAGCATGAGCAGGCGGTAAATCAATATCGGAAAACACTACTTACGGCGCTCGGTGAAGTGGCGGACGCCCAGGTAGATATGGCCAGCAGCGAACAGCGAATTCCCCAAATGACAGAGAACCTGGTGATGGCCCGGGATACGCTGGATTTGGCCTTTACTCGTTACCAGGCTGGTGCGGTGGACTTTCAGACGGTGCTCGACAGCCAGCGTCAGGTGTTAAGCGCGGAGGAAGCGCTGCTGCATGCCCGGGTAGCCACTTCCCTGGCCGCAATCAATCTGTACCGCGCGCTTGCCGGCAGCTGGTAA
- a CDS encoding efflux RND transporter periplasmic adaptor subunit → MENQSMSDRHQTVQEMLAQSGNKHGFFTGLKSRWKSANVTRRNKIGLGVIGAALVAYWGWSSFFSAGGTPQFSTATIARGNLEVSVTATGNLQPVNQVDIGTEVSGTVETVSVDYNDQVKKGQELARLITVQWQDQVRKSSAALASSKASLQQAEASQIEAAQNLKRLLDLREATDGRLPSRSELEAAEAADRRARADVAVAEANVESASADLASAETNLAKAIIVSPVDGVVLSRVVEPGQTVAASLSAPVLFTLAEDLSKMELEVSVDEADIGEMSKGLSATFSVDAWPGREYPATVTRVSLGSSIVDNVVSYSTLLSVENPDQTLRPGMTATATITTESRQDVLLVPNAALRFTPPVELMPDMPPRGERSGAGPGERRGENGERPRREGMEARNGGGGERHRSGNNQPGGLFSQLISGPPRGFRGSRDRNQKRTSSDISNRGPQRVWVMESGELKPVRVRTGISDGRYTEIIGGRLEEGAEVITGMTGARG, encoded by the coding sequence ATGGAGAATCAATCGATGAGTGATCGCCACCAGACGGTTCAGGAAATGCTGGCGCAGTCTGGCAATAAACACGGTTTCTTTACTGGGCTGAAATCGAGATGGAAAAGCGCGAATGTTACCCGTCGCAATAAAATCGGACTGGGTGTCATCGGTGCTGCCCTAGTGGCCTACTGGGGATGGAGCAGTTTCTTTAGCGCGGGCGGCACGCCACAGTTCAGCACCGCAACCATCGCTCGTGGTAATCTCGAGGTCTCGGTAACCGCGACCGGCAACCTGCAGCCGGTCAATCAGGTGGACATCGGTACCGAAGTATCCGGCACCGTGGAAACGGTTTCCGTGGATTACAACGATCAGGTAAAGAAAGGTCAGGAGCTGGCCCGCCTGATTACTGTGCAGTGGCAGGATCAGGTACGCAAAAGTTCCGCGGCACTGGCGTCTTCCAAGGCAAGCCTGCAGCAGGCCGAGGCCTCGCAGATTGAAGCCGCACAAAACCTAAAGCGTTTACTGGATTTGCGAGAGGCCACTGACGGTCGTTTGCCATCGCGCTCTGAACTGGAGGCTGCAGAGGCAGCGGACAGGCGTGCCCGGGCCGACGTTGCCGTAGCCGAAGCCAACGTTGAATCGGCGTCTGCGGATCTGGCGTCGGCAGAAACCAATCTTGCCAAGGCGATCATCGTTTCACCGGTGGATGGCGTGGTGCTCTCGCGCGTGGTGGAGCCCGGCCAGACCGTGGCCGCGTCACTTTCTGCTCCGGTGTTGTTCACCCTTGCCGAAGACCTGTCGAAAATGGAGCTGGAGGTCAGCGTGGACGAGGCGGATATTGGCGAGATGTCCAAGGGGTTGAGCGCGACCTTTTCCGTTGATGCCTGGCCTGGCCGGGAGTATCCCGCCACGGTCACCCGTGTGAGTCTTGGCTCCAGCATTGTCGATAACGTGGTGTCCTATTCCACGCTGCTGTCCGTGGAAAACCCGGATCAGACCCTGCGCCCGGGGATGACCGCAACAGCCACGATTACCACGGAATCTCGTCAGGATGTTCTGCTTGTACCTAACGCAGCGCTGCGTTTCACCCCGCCAGTGGAGTTAATGCCGGATATGCCTCCTCGCGGAGAACGCAGTGGTGCAGGTCCCGGTGAGCGTCGCGGAGAAAATGGTGAGCGTCCGCGCCGTGAAGGTATGGAGGCGCGCAATGGGGGAGGAGGTGAGCGGCATCGCAGTGGGAATAATCAACCCGGCGGCTTGTTCTCCCAGCTGATTTCCGGTCCTCCTCGCGGATTTCGCGGCTCACGTGACCGTAATCAGAAGCGCACTTCTTCGGATATTTCCAACCGCGGGCCACAACGTGTGTGGGTGATGGAAAGCGGCGAATTGAAACCTGTGCGTGTGCGTACCGGCATCAGCGATGGACGTTATACAGAAATCATCGGCGGCCGTCTGGAAGAGGGTGCTGAGGTCATTACCGGAATGACAGGAGCGCGCGGATGA
- a CDS encoding ABC transporter ATP-binding protein: MSALLEFSRVTKSYGQGSAAFQALRGVDLKVEEGDFVAVMGPSGSGKSTVMNIIGCLDVPTTGGYRFRDVQVESLSRNERALLRRHFLGFVFQGFNLLARTSAQENVELPLLYRGEPAEVRAAAAKRALAQVGLAGWEHHTPGELSGGQQQRVAIARAIVTNPSLLLADEPTGNLDTSRSHEIMELLVSLNRDSGITVLMVTHEEEMAAYAQRMVHFVDGRVARDETQESRVRDTGEYANVME, encoded by the coding sequence ATGAGTGCACTGCTGGAATTTTCCAGAGTTACTAAAAGTTATGGTCAGGGCAGTGCCGCATTTCAGGCACTGCGCGGTGTCGATCTCAAAGTGGAAGAGGGCGATTTCGTTGCGGTAATGGGGCCCAGTGGTTCCGGTAAATCCACCGTGATGAATATTATCGGCTGCCTGGATGTTCCCACCACTGGTGGTTATCGCTTTCGCGATGTACAGGTGGAATCGCTGTCCCGCAATGAGCGCGCTCTGTTGCGTCGGCATTTTCTCGGCTTTGTTTTTCAGGGGTTCAACCTGTTGGCCCGCACCTCCGCCCAAGAAAATGTCGAATTGCCGTTGCTGTATCGCGGGGAACCGGCCGAAGTACGCGCCGCTGCCGCCAAGCGTGCGCTGGCTCAGGTTGGGCTTGCGGGGTGGGAGCATCACACCCCGGGGGAGTTGTCCGGTGGTCAACAACAGCGTGTGGCCATTGCCCGGGCCATCGTTACCAATCCCTCTCTCTTGCTTGCGGACGAACCAACCGGCAACCTGGATACATCCCGTAGCCACGAAATTATGGAGCTGCTGGTGTCTCTGAACCGCGACAGTGGTATCACCGTATTAATGGTAACCCACGAAGAAGAAATGGCAGCTTATGCGCAGCGTATGGTGCATTTTGTCGATGGCCGTGTTGCCCGGGACGAAACGCAAGAATCACGTGTGCGAGATACGGGGGAGTACGCCAATGTTATGGAGTAG